In Acidimicrobiales bacterium, one DNA window encodes the following:
- a CDS encoding Maf family protein, with amino-acid sequence MSTGRIILASSSPRRAALLRQIGLSPTIDPAAIDETLDAGDHTAPCEAVTRLARDKATTVAERHKGQHVAVIGADTVVCIDGEILGKPADIGEAIAMLHRLSGQTHEVHTGVCVVSNATDRCFADVATTRVTMRQLDKGEIAAYVATGEPADAAGAYAIQGRAAVFVERIEGDYTNVVGLPLPLTERLLAQAGVEVALRWTRT; translated from the coding sequence ATGAGCACCGGGCGCATCATCTTGGCCTCGTCGTCTCCGCGGAGGGCGGCACTGCTGCGCCAGATCGGGCTCTCTCCCACGATCGACCCCGCCGCGATCGACGAGACGCTCGATGCCGGCGACCACACTGCCCCATGTGAGGCCGTGACCCGCCTGGCCCGCGACAAGGCAACAACGGTCGCCGAGCGTCACAAGGGCCAGCACGTGGCCGTGATCGGCGCCGACACCGTCGTCTGCATCGACGGAGAGATCCTCGGCAAACCGGCCGACATCGGCGAGGCGATCGCCATGCTGCACCGCCTCAGCGGCCAGACCCACGAGGTCCACACCGGGGTGTGCGTGGTGTCCAATGCGACCGACCGCTGCTTCGCCGACGTGGCCACCACCAGGGTCACGATGCGCCAGCTCGACAAGGGTGAGATCGCCGCCTACGTCGCCACCGGCGAGCCCGCCGACGCAGCCGGGGCATATGCCATCCAGGGCCGTGCCGCGGTGTTCGTCGAGCGGATCGAGGGGGACTACACCAACGTCGTCGGCTTGCCGCTCCCCCTCACCGAACGGTTGCTCGCCCAAGCGGGGGTCGAGGTCGCCCTGCGCTGGACCCGGACGTGA
- a CDS encoding alpha/beta family hydrolase — protein MLFEDRLDAGRQLAQRVEHLRDPQPVVVGLPRGGVPVAAEVASRLGAPLDVLLVRKIGVPSQPELAMGAIGEGGVRVVNQEVVRMARVAEDQWAAVEQREWAELERRAQKLRGPHPRLSLEGRVVVLVDDGIATGSTARAACRVARAAGAKRVVLAVPVAPGDWTETFAGEADELIALATPEPFQAVGRWYRRFDATSDEEVEACLSDNANQIDRHAHTEARAPASLDDEMVIPCGAVDLEGHLTVPPEATGVVVFAHGSGSSRHSPRNQYVASVLNDAGIGTLLFDLLTDREAADRRAVFDIDLLAGRLVTATTWLRSTLDPDGPAIGYFGASTGAAAALQAAAEADTEIAAVVSRGGRPDLAGPHLGAVRAPTLLIVGGDDTVVLDLNRSAQQQMQARVELVVIPGATHLFEEPGTLEAAAGSARDWFLEHFDAAT, from the coding sequence ATGCTCTTCGAAGACCGACTCGATGCAGGAAGACAGCTGGCCCAGCGCGTCGAACATCTGCGGGACCCGCAACCGGTCGTGGTCGGTCTTCCCCGGGGTGGGGTTCCGGTGGCCGCCGAGGTGGCATCGCGCCTCGGCGCACCGCTCGACGTGCTGCTCGTGCGCAAGATCGGAGTTCCCAGCCAGCCCGAATTGGCCATGGGGGCGATCGGCGAAGGTGGCGTGCGGGTCGTGAACCAGGAGGTGGTCCGCATGGCGCGGGTCGCCGAAGACCAATGGGCCGCGGTCGAACAGCGCGAGTGGGCCGAACTGGAACGGCGCGCTCAGAAGCTGCGGGGTCCACACCCTCGCCTGTCCCTCGAGGGTCGGGTCGTGGTGCTCGTCGACGACGGGATCGCCACCGGGTCGACCGCCCGCGCCGCCTGCCGTGTCGCCCGCGCAGCGGGGGCGAAGCGGGTGGTCCTGGCGGTACCCGTGGCCCCCGGAGATTGGACCGAGACCTTCGCGGGCGAAGCCGACGAGTTGATCGCCCTGGCCACGCCCGAACCGTTCCAGGCGGTGGGCCGCTGGTACCGACGGTTCGACGCGACCTCCGACGAAGAGGTCGAAGCCTGCCTGAGCGACAACGCGAACCAGATCGACCGTCACGCGCACACCGAAGCTCGGGCACCCGCGTCGCTCGACGACGAGATGGTGATCCCCTGCGGTGCTGTCGACCTCGAGGGTCACCTCACGGTCCCGCCAGAGGCGACCGGGGTGGTCGTCTTCGCCCACGGCAGTGGGAGCAGCCGCCACAGCCCCCGCAACCAGTACGTGGCCTCGGTCCTGAACGACGCCGGCATCGGCACCCTGCTGTTCGACCTGCTCACCGACCGCGAGGCGGCCGACCGCCGAGCGGTGTTCGACATCGATCTGCTGGCGGGCCGGCTGGTGACCGCGACCACCTGGCTGCGGTCGACCCTGGATCCCGATGGCCCGGCGATCGGCTACTTCGGAGCCAGCACCGGAGCGGCGGCGGCCCTACAGGCAGCGGCGGAGGCGGACACCGAGATCGCGGCGGTGGTGAGCCGCGGCGGACGTCCGGACCTGGCCGGTCCCCACCTGGGCGCGGTCCGGGCACCGACCCTGCTCATCGTCGGCGGTGACGACACGGTGGTGCTCGACCTGAACCGCTCGGCGCAACAGCAGATGCAAGCCCGGGTCGAGTTGGTGGTCATCCCCGGTGCCACCCACCTGTTCGAGGAGCCAGGGACGCTCGAGGCGGCCGCAGGGTCCGCCCGCGACTGGTTCCTCGAACACTTCGACGCGGCCACGTGA